TTCCCGAATTTTTTAAAATCTTCATCCTTACCAGGGTTGGAGATTATTACCGTTCTCATACCTGAACTTACCAAAACTCTTCCCACTCTTGCAATTTCATAATAGGGGTGATCTACATATTCATCACAAGTAACGATTATTACATCTGCTTTTTTCCATCCATTTTTTTTCATTTCGTCATTATTAACGGGAAGAAAATCGGTCTTCATTTTATCTCCAATAAATTTGTCTCAATATACTATGAATGTGCATAAAAGTCAAAAAGGACACATTATAAATATACCATTATTCAGTCAATTTATAGTAAAATGAGGTTGCCCACTATAAGTTTCACAGACAACCCCATATTATCACTATTGATTAAATCTTTTTTTACAAAAATCTAAATCTTCCAACGAGTTAATTCCATAAAGTGAATAAGGATCATCAACAGTAAAGCTATCAATTTTAATATTATCTTCGATCATCAATTTAATCACATCAGGTAGATAATACTCATTTTGAGAATTATTATTATCTATTCTGTTTAGATATTTTAATAACAATTTATTATGAAAACAATAGTGTGAAGTGCTAACTTCGTTGATCATCAATTCCGAACTATTTGCATCTTTCTCTTCAACTATTTTCACTATCTCTCCATTGTTGTCTCTTACCACTCTTCCATATGGTGGAGGTGTAACAAATTTAGCTGTAAGGAAAGTACAACCAGCTAAAGATTTTTCATGGACAGAAATAAGTTTTTTAACGATTTCTCTAGATATGAATGGAGCATCTCCAACTGTAATCAATGTATTACCATCAAAATCTTTCAGCCAATTTTCAGCACATAAGACAGCGTGTCCAGTGCCTAGCTGATCTTTTTGGATAATGTATTCATGGCATTTATTGCCAAGTTCTGATTTAATAGCATCAATATTCTCAGGACTTACAATTATTGCAATTTCAT
This genomic stretch from Candidatus Delongbacteria bacterium harbors:
- a CDS encoding NTP transferase domain-containing protein, with the translated sequence MKNKVVILAAGKGTRMKTDVPKVLVKVNDQTMISMVVDAYSSPENEIAIIVSPENIDAIKSELGNKCHEYIIQKDQLGTGHAVLCAENWLKDFDGNTLITVGDAPFISREIVKKLISVHEKSLAGCTFLTAKFVTPPPYGRVVRDNNGEIVKIVEEKDANSSELMINEVSTSHYCFHNKLLLKYLNRIDNNNSQNEYYLPDVIKLMIEDNIKIDSFTVDDPYSLYGINSLEDLDFCKKRFNQ